Proteins encoded together in one Camelina sativa cultivar DH55 chromosome 9, Cs, whole genome shotgun sequence window:
- the LOC104711734 gene encoding probable envelope ADP,ATP carrier protein, chloroplastic, producing MEEDRAVLTFHRIPSLNSSLLTSSPAKSGTVHFRRRRIVSARGDVGLRKFACISMVEKCEQREFAPTMAQLLNNPLAILALVPKDAAIFAAGAIAGAAAKTVTAPLDRIKLLMQTQGIRLGQQSAKKAIGFIEAITMIAKEEGMKGYWKGNLPQVIRVLPYSAVQLLAYESYKNLFKGKDDQLSVIGRLAAGACAGMTSTLLTYPLDVLRLRLAVEPGYRTMSQVALSMLRDEGIASFYYGLGPSLVGIAPYIAVNFCIFDLVKKSLPEEYRQKAQSSLLTAVLSAGIATLTCYPLDTVRRQMQMRGTPYKSIPEAFAGIIDRDGLIGLYRGFLPNALKTLPNSSIRLTTFDMVKRLIATSEKQLQKITDDNRSRDQAQ from the exons ATGGAAGAAGACAGAGCCGTTCTCACATTTCACCGTATCCCTTCTCTCAATTCCTCTCTACTAACCTCTTCCCCAGCTAAATCCGGCACCGTACATTTCCGCCGCCGCCGCATCGTGTCCGCTCGCGGAGATGTCGGTTTGCGCAAATTCGCGTGCATTTCAATGGTGGAGAAGTGCGAGCAGAGAGAATTCGCACCGACGATGGCTCAGCTCTTGAACAATCCTCTTGCTATACTTGCTCTCGTCCCCAAAGATGCCGCCATCTTCGCCGCTGGTGCTATCGCCGGAGCCGCCGCTAAAACTGTTACTGCTCCTCTTGACCGTATCAAGCTTCTTATGCAG ACACAAGGTATACGACTTGGACAACAGAGTGCAAAGAAGGCTATAGGATTTATAGAG gcaATTACTATGAtagctaaagaagaaggaatGAAAGGTTACTGGAAGGGAAACTTACCTCAG GTTATAAGAGTGTTACCTTACAGCGCGGTTCAGCTTTTGGCTTACGAGAGTTACAAG AATTTGTTCAAAGGTAAAGATGACCAGCTCTCAGTAATCGGAAGACTTGCAGCAGGTGCTTGTGCTGGCATGACTTCTACTTTG TTGACATACCCTCTAGATGTTTTGAGATTGAGGTTGGCTGTTGAACCTGGGTACCGGACAATGTCTCAG GTTGCTTTGAGTATGCTCCGTGATGAAGGAATCGCATCTTTCTATTACGGTCTAGGACCTTCCCTAGTAGGGATAGCTCCATACATTGCTGTAAACTTTTGTATTTTCGATTT GGTGAAGAAGTCTTTACCAGAGGAATATAGACAGAAGGCACAATCTTCTCTATTAACAGCTGTTCTTTCAGCTGGTATTGCAACACTGACATGTTACCCTCTAGACACTGTGAGAAGACAAATGCAAATGAGAGGAACTCCATACAAGTCAATTCCAGAAGCATTTGCTG GAATCATAGACCGTGATGGGCTTATAGGCTTGTACCGGGGCTTTTTACCCAATGCATTAAAAACTCTTCCAAACAGCAG CATTAGGCTGACAACCTTCGACATGGTAAAACGCCTTATCGCCACAAGTGAGAAGCAGCTTCAAAAGATCACCGATGATAACCGGAGTCGAGACCAAGCTCAATAA
- the LOC104711732 gene encoding vacuolar cation/proton exchanger 3 produces MGSIVEPWAITENGNATAKGSSRELRHGRTAHNMSSSSLRKKSDLRLIQKVPCKTLKNILSNFQEVILGTKLTLLFLAIPLAILANSYHYGRPLIFGLSLIGLTPLAERVSFLTEQLAFYTGPTVGGLLNATCGNATELIIAILALANNKVAVVKYSLLGSILSNLLLVLGTSLFCGGIANIRREQRFDRKQADVNFFLLLMGLLCHLLPLLLKYAATGEVSTSLINKMSLNLSRTSSIVMLIAYIAYLIFQLWTHRQLFEAQEDDDDAYDDEVTVEETPVIGFWSGFAWLVGMTLVIALLSEYVVATIEEASDSWGLSVGFISIILLPIVGNAAEHAGAIIFAFKNKLDISLGVALGSATQISLFVVPLSVIVAWIMGIKMDLNFNILETSSLALAIIITAFTLQDGTSHYMKGLVLLLCYVIIAACFFVDQIPQKQPNGTIVGLQPKNNPGSGFFSA; encoded by the exons ATGGGAAGTATCGTGGAGCCATGGGCGATCACCGAGAACGGAAACGCGACCGCAAAAGGGTCGAGCAGAGAGCTGCGACATGGGAGAACAGCACACAACATGTCGTCATCGTCTCTAAGGAAGAAATCAGACCTTAGACTGATTCAAAAAGTCCCAtgcaaaactctcaagaacataCTCTCTAACTTCCAAGAAGTCATTCTTGGTACTAAGCTCACTCTCTTGTTTCTCGCCATCCCTCTCGCCATTCTCGCCAACTCTTACCACTACGGTCGT CCGTTGATATTTGGACTGAGCTTGATTGGGTTGACACCTCTAGCTGAGCGAGTTAGCTTTTTGACAGA GCAACTAGCTTTCTACACCGGTCCAACAG TGGGCGGTTTGTTAAATGCAACTTGTGGAAACGCTACGGAGCTGATAATCGCGATACTAGCGTTGGCCAATAACAAAGTGGCAGTGGTGAAATACTCTTTATTGGGTTCAATTCTCTCAAACCTTCTCTTGGTTCTCGGCACTTCCCTCTTCTGTGGTGGTATCGCCAATATCCGCCGCGAGCAACGGTTCGACCGG AAACAAGCCGACGTGAACTTCTTCTTGCTGCTTATGGGTCTGTTGTGTCATTTGCTGccattattactaaaatatgCAGCGACCGGAGAAGTATCGACCTCTCTGATTAACAAAATGTCGCTTAACCTGTCGCGGACAAGCAGCATCGTTATGCTTATTGCTTACATTGCTTACCTCATCTTCCAGCTTTGGACTCACCGCCAATTGTTTGAAGCACAAGAG gatgatgatgatgcgtATGATGATGAGGTGACTGTTGAAGAAACTCCGGTGATAGGGTTTTGGAGTGGATTTGCTTGGCTTGTTGGGATGACGCTTGTCATCGCACTGCTATCGGAGTATGTTGTGGCTACGATAGAG GAAGCATCGGATTCATGGGGACTATCAGTGGGTTTCATAAGCATCATATTGCTTCCAATTGTTGGAAACGCAGCTGAGCACGCAGGAGCAATCATTTTCGCATTCAAGAACAAGCTT GACATATCTCTAGGAGTCGCATTGGGCTCTGCAACTCAGATTTCTTTGTTCGTG GTGCCATTGAGTGTTATCGTAGCATGGATCATGGGAATAAAAATGGATCTCAACTTCAATATCCTTGAAACAAGCTCTCTAGCCTTGGCCATTATCATCACAGCCTTCACTTTACAG GATGGTACTTCTCATTACATGAAGGGACTGGTTCTATTGTTGTGTTATGTCATCATCGCGGCATGTTTCTTCGTCGACCAAATCCCCCAAA AACAACCAAATGGAACTATCGTGGGGCTTCAACCCAAGAACAATCCGGGAAGTGGATTTTTCTCAGCTTAA